Proteins from a genomic interval of Candidatus Nanopelagicales bacterium:
- a CDS encoding ABC transporter permease, whose translation MAIAQAIGDTIEDERQKPPPPNKRGKLAPYLLMLPGMLWLGIFFVIPLVSLFLTSLQTPVPGGEVGQFEQTFSFSNYAETLTDDTYYVPLIRSFFYSAIATILALLIGYPLAYAIAFRAGKYRNLLLVMVIAPFFVSFILRTIAWRQILADEGPVVAVLRTIGLVGDTGGIYPSALAVITGLTYNFLPFMTLPIYASLERVDRRLIEASGDLYAKPATGFFKVTFPLSLPGVIAGTLLTFIPAAGDYVNAALLGRPSNTMIGNRIEYTFLSVNDYPTAAVLSFILMVSILILVLIYVRKVGTEDLV comes from the coding sequence ATGGCTATCGCTCAGGCCATCGGCGACACGATCGAAGACGAACGCCAGAAGCCTCCGCCACCGAACAAACGCGGCAAGTTAGCTCCGTACCTGCTCATGCTCCCGGGCATGCTGTGGCTCGGGATCTTCTTCGTGATCCCCCTGGTGTCGCTGTTCTTGACGAGCCTGCAGACACCGGTTCCTGGGGGTGAGGTGGGCCAGTTCGAGCAGACTTTCTCGTTCAGCAACTACGCCGAAACCCTGACCGACGACACCTACTACGTCCCGCTCATCCGATCGTTCTTCTACTCAGCCATCGCGACCATCCTTGCTCTTCTGATCGGATATCCGCTCGCGTACGCCATCGCGTTCCGAGCGGGCAAATACCGCAACCTTCTGCTGGTCATGGTGATCGCACCGTTCTTCGTGTCGTTCATCCTCCGAACGATCGCCTGGCGCCAGATCCTGGCCGACGAGGGTCCCGTCGTGGCGGTTCTGAGGACCATCGGGCTCGTGGGAGACACGGGTGGCATCTACCCCTCGGCACTCGCCGTCATCACCGGCCTGACCTACAACTTCCTGCCGTTCATGACCCTGCCCATCTACGCCAGCCTCGAACGAGTCGATCGCCGACTGATCGAGGCATCCGGGGACCTCTACGCCAAGCCGGCCACCGGATTCTTCAAAGTGACCTTCCCGCTGTCACTACCCGGGGTCATCGCCGGAACCCTGCTGACGTTCATCCCCGCAGCCGGTGACTACGTCAACGCTGCGCTGCTCGGCAGACCGAGCAACACGATGATCGGCAACCGCATCGAATACACGTTCCTCAGCGTGAACGACTATCCGACGGCTGCCGTGTTGTCGTTCATCCTCATGGTCTCGATCCTGATTCTCGTGCTGATCTATGTCCGCAAGGTCGGAACGGAGGACCTGGTATGA
- a CDS encoding CoA-acylating methylmalonate-semialdehyde dehydrogenase — protein MQTTDRITHWIAGRPWTGTADRHGDVYDPATGQVTKTVDFATAADVDSAVAAARAAFEDGWGRATLTKRMQILFRFRELMNAHKEEIAELITAEHGKVLSDALGEVTRGLEVVEFACGNAHLLKGGYSEGVSTGVDVYSMRQPLGVVGIISPFNFPAMVPMWFFPIAIAAGNTVVVKPSEKDPSAIMMIADLWQQAGLPDGVFNVVHGDKVAVDALLTHPDVASISFVGSTPIAKYVYETGTAHGKRVQALGGAKNHMLVLPDADLELTADSAVNAGFGSAGERCMAISVVVAVEPIADDLIAAISTRMASLRTGDGRKGCDMGPLVTAVHRDKVAGYVAAGVAEGAELVVDGRLVEPDGDPNGFWLGPTLLDRVTPEMTVYTDEIFGPVLSVVRVASFEEGLALINSHAYGNGTAIFTCDGGAARKFQNEVTVGMIGVNVPIPVPMAYYSFGGWKSSLFGDTHAHGAEGFHFFTRGKVVTSRWPDPAHGGINLGFPTHG, from the coding sequence ATGCAGACGACCGATCGCATCACGCATTGGATCGCCGGTCGTCCCTGGACGGGCACCGCTGATCGCCACGGCGATGTCTACGACCCGGCCACCGGACAGGTGACCAAGACCGTGGATTTCGCGACCGCCGCAGACGTCGACAGCGCCGTTGCCGCTGCCCGCGCGGCCTTCGAGGACGGGTGGGGGCGCGCGACACTGACCAAGCGCATGCAGATCCTGTTCCGATTCCGGGAACTGATGAACGCGCACAAGGAAGAGATCGCCGAGCTCATCACCGCCGAACACGGCAAGGTCCTTTCCGATGCACTCGGTGAAGTGACCCGCGGCCTCGAAGTGGTCGAGTTCGCCTGCGGCAACGCCCATCTCCTCAAGGGCGGCTACTCCGAGGGGGTGTCAACGGGCGTCGACGTCTACTCCATGCGCCAGCCCTTGGGGGTGGTCGGCATCATCTCCCCGTTCAACTTCCCGGCCATGGTGCCCATGTGGTTCTTCCCCATCGCGATAGCCGCCGGGAACACTGTCGTCGTCAAGCCATCGGAGAAGGACCCCAGCGCGATCATGATGATCGCGGACCTCTGGCAGCAGGCGGGGCTTCCCGACGGTGTCTTCAATGTGGTCCACGGCGACAAGGTGGCAGTCGACGCCCTGCTGACGCACCCAGATGTCGCGTCGATCAGCTTCGTGGGTTCCACGCCGATCGCCAAGTACGTCTACGAGACCGGCACTGCGCACGGCAAAAGGGTCCAGGCTCTGGGCGGCGCGAAGAACCACATGCTGGTACTGCCGGATGCCGACCTCGAACTCACCGCCGACTCGGCAGTGAATGCGGGATTCGGATCCGCGGGAGAACGCTGCATGGCCATCTCCGTCGTCGTGGCCGTCGAACCCATCGCTGACGACCTGATCGCTGCCATCTCGACACGTATGGCTTCCCTGCGCACCGGTGACGGCCGCAAGGGTTGCGACATGGGCCCCCTGGTCACCGCCGTCCACCGGGACAAGGTCGCCGGGTACGTGGCCGCGGGTGTGGCCGAAGGCGCTGAACTCGTGGTCGACGGCCGCCTGGTGGAGCCCGATGGGGACCCCAACGGATTCTGGCTCGGGCCGACACTGCTCGACCGGGTCACACCCGAGATGACGGTCTACACCGACGAGATCTTCGGCCCCGTGCTGTCCGTAGTCCGGGTGGCGTCCTTCGAGGAGGGTCTGGCGCTCATCAACTCGCATGCATACGGGAACGGCACGGCGATCTTCACCTGCGATGGCGGCGCTGCCCGGAAGTTCCAGAACGAAGTGACCGTCGGAATGATCGGGGTCAACGTCCCGATCCCGGTGCCGATGGCCTACTACTCCTTCGGGGGTTGGAAGTCATCGTTGTTCGGGGACACCCATGCCCACGGAGCGGAAGGATTCCACTTCTTCACGCGGGGCAAGGTCGTCACGAGTCGTTGGCCCGATCCAGCCCATGGGGGCATCAACCTGGGTTTCCCGACCCACGGCTGA
- a CDS encoding FUSC family protein produces the protein MTPLDLPSRWRMGLTQIRRGTLDAPWSAAPWASVVRRTAVVVGFVAYGLFTGQLDTAVFGAFGALQLGLGEAVLPWRRLFGLVVIEVAALTAVGFVAAWTSGTWWTVPLLAAIAYAHGVTFTAGQVPRAVGVGTLAIGVIFAGLPVTAPGSAAVWLGLGAACQGLVWLLVWPWERVLTIRRALANRIRDIVRIVGYQRLSGRDSNNASAAVDDLRATIAASGVADRQAALSLVDAIDDVRRGVIAWRVLKAPGLAERMSVREVLRDDVRVLDESVGRADHRQSPREAGEQWASAEALAAAIDTMQDRIDSLRTGESGRAPLTSQAPSPGSHRSLLRPDLSQLRHGLRLALAIAIAQAVTLVIPINHSFWIPLTVVFVVRPEWYTTVIRSAARVLGNLLAVVLIPVALAVAGGWDLATLLLVALIAGVGFRNFSGNYVAASFGVAGTILVLDQTLGTDPFLYEWRIVATVVGALIGLAVSAVIPAYRGHEGGRLLARVVSGLSAWSQSVCRGIIDPSDFDPGASRVAGEQERNNLIHMRPAVEAALLEPRPNADPRVLSVAVEAADRAHLCLLALSFYARLLHEGGRPGLDVGVTARGIQDSFGAAARCLGDGESVSVDQPAPEAAGTVPRTPEDLAVVMQALRLRQAATDLAAAASWATSEGLPSQSQ, from the coding sequence GTGACACCGCTCGATCTGCCTTCCCGATGGCGGATGGGCCTGACCCAGATCCGTCGCGGAACTCTGGATGCACCGTGGTCCGCTGCCCCTTGGGCGTCGGTCGTACGGCGGACTGCCGTCGTGGTCGGCTTCGTCGCCTACGGCTTGTTCACCGGTCAACTCGACACGGCCGTCTTCGGCGCGTTCGGGGCATTGCAGCTGGGCCTGGGTGAGGCGGTGCTTCCCTGGCGCAGGCTGTTCGGTCTCGTCGTGATCGAAGTCGCGGCCCTCACAGCCGTCGGATTCGTGGCGGCGTGGACGAGTGGTACGTGGTGGACGGTCCCTCTGCTCGCTGCCATCGCCTATGCGCACGGCGTCACTTTCACGGCCGGACAGGTTCCGCGGGCGGTGGGTGTGGGGACGTTGGCGATCGGTGTGATCTTCGCCGGCCTACCGGTCACCGCTCCCGGCTCAGCCGCGGTATGGCTGGGCCTCGGGGCAGCGTGCCAGGGGCTGGTGTGGTTGCTGGTGTGGCCGTGGGAACGGGTACTTACGATCCGGCGAGCGCTGGCCAACCGGATCCGCGACATCGTTCGGATCGTGGGGTATCAGCGCCTGTCCGGGCGGGACAGCAACAATGCGTCGGCTGCCGTGGACGATCTGCGCGCAACGATCGCCGCATCCGGTGTTGCTGATCGGCAGGCAGCGTTGTCGCTCGTCGACGCGATCGACGACGTCAGACGCGGTGTCATCGCCTGGCGTGTGCTGAAGGCACCTGGCTTGGCGGAGCGGATGTCCGTCAGGGAGGTATTGCGAGATGACGTTCGGGTTCTGGATGAATCGGTCGGCAGGGCCGATCATCGCCAGTCACCTCGTGAGGCGGGGGAGCAGTGGGCGTCCGCGGAAGCGTTGGCCGCGGCCATCGACACGATGCAGGACCGAATCGATTCATTGCGAACAGGAGAGTCCGGCAGGGCCCCCCTGACCTCGCAGGCACCATCACCTGGATCACACCGCTCTCTTCTGCGTCCGGATTTGTCGCAACTGCGACATGGGCTGCGACTCGCGCTGGCCATCGCCATCGCTCAAGCTGTGACGCTCGTGATTCCGATCAACCACTCATTCTGGATCCCCTTGACCGTCGTCTTCGTGGTGCGTCCCGAGTGGTACACGACAGTGATCCGATCGGCGGCCAGGGTCCTGGGCAACCTGCTCGCGGTGGTGCTGATACCGGTGGCACTGGCTGTGGCAGGTGGCTGGGATCTGGCGACTCTGCTGCTCGTGGCGCTTATCGCGGGTGTGGGATTCCGTAACTTCTCGGGCAACTACGTGGCGGCTTCGTTCGGCGTCGCCGGAACCATCCTGGTCCTCGACCAGACGCTCGGGACCGACCCGTTCCTCTACGAGTGGCGGATCGTCGCCACTGTCGTCGGTGCACTCATCGGTCTGGCCGTGTCAGCGGTGATTCCGGCCTACCGGGGCCATGAGGGGGGTCGGCTGCTGGCGCGGGTGGTGTCGGGGCTGAGCGCATGGTCCCAGTCCGTGTGTCGGGGCATCATCGATCCGAGCGATTTCGACCCCGGCGCCAGCAGGGTGGCCGGTGAACAAGAACGCAACAACCTGATCCACATGCGGCCGGCGGTGGAGGCGGCGCTGCTCGAACCCCGCCCAAACGCCGATCCGCGGGTACTGTCCGTAGCCGTCGAGGCGGCTGATCGTGCCCATCTGTGTCTGCTGGCCTTGAGCTTCTACGCTCGCTTGCTCCATGAAGGGGGCCGGCCAGGCCTGGATGTCGGAGTCACCGCGCGCGGCATCCAGGACTCGTTCGGCGCCGCTGCGAGATGCCTGGGCGATGGAGAATCTGTGTCTGTGGATCAGCCGGCTCCTGAGGCAGCGGGGACGGTCCCTCGCACTCCGGAGGATCTCGCGGTCGTCATGCAAGCCCTGCGGCTGCGACAGGCGGCGACAGATCTCGCTGCCGCTGCCTCGTGGGCGACCTCAGAAGGACTCCCGTCTCAATCGCAGTGA
- a CDS encoding plastocyanin/azurin family copper-binding protein, translating into MRIRTAAATATATLVLAGIATPAWAARTIEVTSPASDPMSFVGMPTKLKPGTYTFRYTNKSGMTHDLKVGSVETPDFDKGTRSITVKLKKGTVKYLCTLPGHAAAGMKGRIRVG; encoded by the coding sequence ATGCGCATCCGAACCGCCGCCGCGACTGCCACTGCCACACTCGTTCTGGCTGGTATCGCCACGCCGGCGTGGGCCGCTCGCACCATCGAGGTCACGAGCCCGGCGTCTGACCCGATGTCCTTCGTCGGAATGCCCACGAAGCTGAAACCAGGGACCTACACGTTCCGGTACACGAACAAGTCGGGAATGACCCACGACCTCAAGGTGGGGTCCGTCGAGACGCCCGACTTCGACAAGGGGACGCGGTCGATCACGGTGAAGCTGAAGAAGGGAACCGTGAAGTACTTGTGCACCCTGCCGGGTCACGCAGCAGCGGGGATGAAGGGCCGAATCCGGGTCGGCTGA
- a CDS encoding ABC transporter permease — MSAATSTAPVEGKPLSAGQKFRGWLGRNAIKVYAVIAFIYLLLPVAYTFAFSFNAAGRTNLVWQGFTLENWLNPCGAPEVCGSVVNSIMVAAVVTAVATILGTLIAFALVRHRFRGRSTTNLLIFLPMATPEVVLGSSLLALFLNMFVPLGFTTVVIAHIMFCISFVVVTVKARLASLDPRLEQAAMDLYASEWGAFRRITLPLVAPGIAAAALLAFSLSFDDFIITNFNSGQFTTFPKFVYVSATRGIPPQANVIATAMFMIALAIVVIGQLASRKKKEG; from the coding sequence ATGAGCGCCGCCACGTCAACCGCACCGGTCGAGGGCAAACCTCTGTCAGCCGGGCAGAAGTTCCGGGGGTGGCTGGGGCGCAACGCGATCAAGGTGTACGCGGTCATCGCATTCATCTACCTGCTGCTTCCCGTGGCCTACACATTCGCGTTCTCGTTCAACGCCGCCGGTCGCACCAACCTGGTGTGGCAGGGATTCACACTCGAGAACTGGCTCAATCCCTGTGGCGCCCCCGAGGTGTGCGGTTCCGTGGTCAACTCCATCATGGTGGCGGCCGTCGTCACGGCGGTAGCGACCATCCTGGGGACCCTCATCGCCTTCGCTCTGGTGCGCCACCGGTTCCGCGGCCGCTCGACGACGAACCTGCTGATCTTCCTGCCCATGGCGACTCCTGAGGTTGTCCTCGGTTCATCGCTGTTGGCCCTGTTCCTCAACATGTTCGTACCGCTGGGATTCACGACTGTCGTCATCGCCCACATCATGTTCTGCATCAGTTTCGTCGTGGTCACGGTCAAGGCGCGATTGGCGAGCCTCGATCCACGGTTGGAGCAAGCGGCCATGGATCTTTATGCGAGCGAATGGGGAGCCTTCCGCCGCATCACGCTGCCCCTCGTCGCCCCTGGCATCGCGGCAGCCGCGCTGCTCGCGTTCTCGCTGAGTTTCGACGACTTCATCATCACCAACTTCAACTCGGGTCAGTTCACGACGTTCCCCAAATTCGTGTACGTCTCGGCCACCCGCGGCATCCCGCCCCAGGCCAACGTCATCGCCACCGCGATGTTCATGATCGCGCTGGCGATCGTCGTCATCGGTCAGCTGGCCAGCAGGAAGAAGAAGGAAGGCTGA
- a CDS encoding aspartate/glutamate racemase family protein, producing the protein MRRIGILGGMSWESTALYYRLLNEGVRDRLGGLHSADLILRSLDFADVEGHFDADDWDGLGATLAAEALALQDQGAELLLIATNTVHRVADQIERDLGIPLVHIADAVGRTAAESGRHTAGLLGTHFTMTQPFYAERLARHGVATLVPEAGQRDLVDAIIFDELVLGRFTEESRQYVCSVAADLAEQGADCIVLGCTELELLVTGDDIPVDVIPSTAVHVRAGLDLALEA; encoded by the coding sequence ATGCGGCGTATCGGGATCCTCGGGGGGATGAGTTGGGAGAGCACCGCGTTGTACTACCGCCTCCTGAACGAAGGAGTGCGCGATCGCCTGGGCGGTCTGCATTCCGCCGACCTGATCCTGCGGTCGCTGGACTTCGCGGATGTCGAGGGGCATTTCGACGCCGACGACTGGGACGGACTCGGGGCCACTCTCGCAGCTGAAGCGCTCGCCCTGCAGGACCAGGGTGCGGAACTCCTCCTCATCGCCACCAACACCGTCCATCGGGTGGCCGACCAGATTGAACGTGACCTCGGGATTCCCCTGGTCCACATCGCCGACGCCGTCGGTCGCACGGCGGCGGAATCCGGGCGGCATACGGCCGGGTTGTTGGGTACCCACTTCACGATGACTCAGCCGTTCTACGCCGAGCGATTGGCGCGGCATGGTGTCGCCACGCTGGTCCCGGAAGCAGGGCAGCGTGACCTTGTCGACGCGATCATCTTCGACGAGTTGGTTCTCGGTCGCTTCACCGAAGAGTCGCGTCAATACGTGTGCAGTGTCGCGGCGGACCTCGCCGAGCAAGGCGCCGATTGCATCGTGCTCGGCTGCACCGAACTGGAACTCCTGGTCACCGGTGACGACATCCCAGTCGACGTCATTCCCTCCACCGCCGTTCACGTGCGGGCAGGACTCGACCTCGCTCTTGAGGCTTGA
- a CDS encoding FAD-binding oxidoreductase has translation MCAVVEHSPVTGVRASGSGVEVRTHSGAVVAHRVALATAAHTPLLKRISHYVIPVFDHVVVTAPLPPEIRRQIGWNGREGISDSGNQFHYYRLTQDDRILWGGYDAVYQRGERPGSTLERDDFLTARLVQHLHDTFPAVGDVPVEFAWAGAIDTCSRFSAFWGSAFGGRLVYCVGFTGLGVGASRFGADTMLDLLRSEDTPRTRLKMVRSKPLPFPPEPIRQIGVDITRRSLQAADADLGRRNLWLRTLDRMGLGFDS, from the coding sequence GTGTGCGCAGTAGTCGAGCACTCCCCTGTGACCGGCGTGCGGGCTTCCGGATCCGGAGTCGAGGTGCGCACTCACTCCGGCGCCGTGGTCGCACACCGGGTGGCGCTGGCAACAGCCGCGCACACACCCCTACTCAAGCGGATCTCCCACTACGTCATCCCGGTGTTCGACCACGTCGTGGTCACGGCCCCGTTGCCACCCGAGATCCGGCGTCAGATCGGCTGGAACGGCCGTGAGGGGATCAGCGACTCCGGCAACCAGTTCCACTACTACCGACTGACGCAGGACGACCGGATCCTATGGGGCGGTTATGACGCGGTGTACCAGCGAGGGGAGCGTCCGGGGTCGACATTGGAGCGGGACGACTTCCTCACCGCCCGCCTTGTCCAACACCTTCACGACACCTTCCCGGCCGTCGGGGATGTCCCCGTCGAGTTCGCGTGGGCGGGAGCGATCGACACCTGCTCGCGGTTCAGCGCGTTCTGGGGTTCGGCGTTCGGCGGACGCCTGGTCTACTGCGTGGGCTTCACCGGGCTGGGTGTGGGAGCGTCGCGGTTCGGCGCCGACACCATGCTGGATCTGCTGCGATCCGAGGACACGCCCCGCACCCGCCTGAAGATGGTGCGCTCCAAGCCGCTGCCGTTCCCACCCGAGCCGATCCGGCAGATCGGCGTGGACATCACGCGTCGGTCCCTTCAGGCTGCGGACGCGGACCTGGGGCGACGCAATCTCTGGCTGCGCACCCTCGACCGCATGGGGCTGGGTTTCGACAGCTGA
- a CDS encoding beta-1,3-glucanase family protein, whose product MPSHPRAVRRISFVAACAALATALTVTPPVPQVRADSGLTIEVVNQNTAVPDSQVWVTAEQTLAGQSPSVLAAPESLSRRSAFTAASVNSGRVSISFDQPVPGPPAAAPSPDTSAIRFDVVELTYPGVANLTAVDMFGIPLDLEVYDSAGNLAGARRWICYTDVIRSQLQQRMTAAGGTYSRAERRTGSGDFLRLVSPNISSGQNPTGYPDLTDYVTSLKGQQLTVRGTFTGSSAQPYDFRGSFSGPGLGTLRLQSQLGDGLQDVVIDGDTLPGNTPPDNAIYSNNGPYQLGNSPADHFVGENDVYAAVYRDVVAGFAWGFWGSPGLGNDTASFDVSRSPGPFEGAQPSHPYYNVWAAALFGYTQAYGFPFSDTFNDAPGRNPLLGLPAGGTLRIIVRPDQSPSDCTSNTPDRPDPPSKVTGLKVAVIHFGHKARAKWRAVSMATAYQVRWWNKGRYTKWKSVTKTQALHKVKPGRLYKVQVRARTQDVAGPVVTRKFRARR is encoded by the coding sequence GTGCCCAGCCATCCGCGAGCCGTTCGTCGGATCTCGTTCGTCGCTGCATGCGCTGCACTGGCCACCGCGCTGACAGTGACACCGCCTGTGCCCCAGGTGCGGGCTGATTCGGGTCTGACGATCGAAGTGGTCAACCAGAACACGGCTGTTCCCGACTCGCAGGTATGGGTCACAGCGGAACAGACCCTCGCCGGGCAGTCGCCGTCGGTGCTGGCAGCCCCCGAATCGTTGTCGCGACGATCCGCGTTCACGGCGGCGTCTGTGAACAGTGGCAGGGTGAGCATCTCCTTCGATCAACCGGTCCCCGGGCCCCCGGCGGCCGCGCCCAGCCCCGACACGTCCGCGATTCGTTTCGACGTCGTGGAGTTGACGTACCCGGGGGTGGCGAACCTGACTGCAGTCGACATGTTCGGGATTCCGTTGGACCTGGAGGTGTACGACAGCGCCGGCAATCTCGCGGGTGCACGCCGCTGGATCTGCTACACCGACGTCATCCGGAGCCAGCTTCAGCAACGGATGACCGCTGCGGGCGGCACCTACTCGCGGGCGGAACGGCGTACTGGCTCCGGGGACTTCCTGCGGCTGGTCTCCCCGAACATCAGCAGTGGACAGAACCCGACCGGCTACCCGGATCTGACGGACTATGTCACCTCACTCAAGGGACAGCAACTCACGGTGAGGGGGACGTTCACCGGATCGTCCGCTCAGCCGTACGACTTCCGGGGATCATTCTCGGGGCCCGGGCTGGGGACCCTGCGCCTGCAGTCACAACTGGGCGACGGGCTGCAGGATGTCGTGATCGACGGGGACACCCTGCCCGGGAACACCCCACCCGACAACGCCATCTACTCCAACAACGGCCCCTACCAGTTGGGCAATTCTCCCGCTGACCACTTCGTCGGCGAGAACGATGTCTACGCGGCGGTCTACCGTGACGTCGTCGCTGGATTCGCCTGGGGTTTCTGGGGCAGCCCAGGACTGGGCAACGACACGGCCTCCTTCGACGTCAGCCGGTCACCGGGCCCCTTCGAGGGGGCGCAGCCGAGTCATCCGTACTACAACGTCTGGGCGGCAGCACTGTTCGGCTACACCCAGGCGTACGGGTTCCCGTTCAGTGACACCTTCAACGATGCGCCCGGCCGGAACCCATTGCTGGGATTGCCCGCTGGGGGCACGCTACGAATCATCGTGCGTCCCGATCAGAGTCCCTCCGACTGCACGTCGAACACCCCCGATCGACCGGATCCGCCGTCCAAGGTCACCGGGTTGAAGGTGGCGGTCATTCACTTCGGACACAAGGCTCGCGCCAAGTGGCGGGCGGTGTCGATGGCCACTGCCTATCAGGTGCGCTGGTGGAACAAGGGGCGCTACACCAAGTGGAAGTCGGTCACCAAGACCCAGGCTCTGCACAAGGTCAAACCCGGCCGGCTCTACAAGGTCCAGGTCCGAGCCCGCACCCAAGACGTTGCCGGGCCGGTGGTGACGCGGAAGTTCCGCGCGCGGAGGTGA
- a CDS encoding metallophosphoesterase, with product MQRRRTGVIALATSIIVISVGTGATSSAATSATPESVTSPATQLLPSPKKDKRPDKGKGKEPAKGKGKEPDKGKGKEKEKPPPTGKLRVKVKKSAAATARVAITGSDGFSTLTGTSTTLTKLTVGTYRIRAEKTTAPGGKVTVKVSKKKVRIRPDKKSKVRVTYKFTPDPPAPAPLDSTPPAPVANLLIGQATESTVAMSWSNPTDADFTEVLVRRTQGDAPPMSPSDGVAVPLRAALANSTVDRGLSRDTKYSYSVFTRDATGNINPIPASASTRTASEPAPDTIIYTAGDIAQCELGAVADTAALLASVSTTEPFVAPGDLVYPDGTPEDFLNCYYPHFGQFRDRTWAVPGNHEYNSGAVGYFDYFGPRVGTQTDPWYSVDFGEWHFVMLNSNCWAVGGCKPDSRQYQWLAQDLAANPRRCIAAVWHHPLYSSGAEGDGGRAAVGDMWRLLMDHGADLLLTGHQHSYERFPRLDNAGTRTPDGLRQVIVGTGGAPLRQFKSENPMSEYRQNDTHGMLRLTLGAGQYSWNFLPTVIGAQQDTGSDSC from the coding sequence ATGCAGCGGCGAAGAACTGGCGTGATAGCGCTGGCTACCTCGATCATCGTGATCTCGGTGGGCACCGGGGCCACCAGCTCCGCGGCCACCTCTGCGACTCCCGAATCCGTGACCTCACCCGCCACGCAGCTGCTGCCCTCACCGAAGAAGGACAAACGACCTGACAAGGGCAAGGGGAAAGAGCCTGCCAAGGGAAAGGGGAAAGAGCCTGACAAGGGCAAGGGGAAAGAGAAGGAGAAACCCCCGCCGACCGGAAAACTCCGCGTCAAGGTGAAGAAGTCGGCAGCGGCCACAGCCCGGGTAGCGATCACCGGATCTGATGGCTTCAGCACATTGACCGGCACCTCGACCACGTTGACGAAACTGACCGTCGGCACCTACCGGATTCGAGCCGAGAAGACCACCGCCCCCGGCGGCAAGGTGACCGTAAAGGTGTCGAAGAAGAAGGTCCGGATCCGTCCGGACAAGAAGTCCAAGGTCCGTGTCACCTACAAGTTCACACCCGACCCGCCGGCACCTGCGCCACTGGATTCGACTCCTCCAGCTCCCGTCGCCAACTTGCTCATCGGCCAGGCGACCGAGTCCACGGTCGCCATGTCGTGGAGCAACCCGACCGATGCCGACTTCACTGAGGTCCTGGTGCGTCGGACCCAAGGCGACGCGCCACCGATGTCGCCGAGCGACGGGGTTGCAGTACCCCTGCGGGCAGCTCTCGCGAACTCCACCGTCGACCGCGGATTGTCCCGCGACACCAAGTACTCCTATTCCGTGTTCACCCGTGATGCCACGGGCAACATCAATCCGATTCCTGCCAGCGCCAGCACAAGAACGGCGTCCGAACCAGCGCCTGACACCATCATCTACACCGCAGGGGACATCGCGCAGTGCGAACTCGGCGCAGTGGCGGACACGGCGGCGCTGCTTGCCTCGGTGTCCACGACCGAACCCTTCGTCGCTCCCGGCGATCTGGTCTATCCGGACGGGACTCCCGAGGACTTCCTCAACTGCTACTACCCCCATTTCGGGCAGTTCCGCGACCGCACCTGGGCAGTCCCGGGCAACCACGAGTACAACTCCGGCGCTGTGGGGTACTTCGACTACTTCGGCCCGAGGGTCGGCACCCAGACCGACCCCTGGTACTCGGTCGATTTCGGGGAATGGCACTTCGTCATGCTCAACTCCAACTGCTGGGCAGTGGGCGGTTGCAAACCGGACTCCCGCCAATACCAGTGGCTCGCGCAGGACCTGGCGGCCAACCCCCGTAGGTGTATCGCCGCTGTCTGGCACCATCCGCTGTACTCCAGCGGTGCCGAAGGAGACGGCGGCCGGGCCGCTGTGGGCGACATGTGGCGCCTCCTCATGGATCACGGTGCCGACCTCTTGCTCACTGGACACCAGCATTCGTACGAGCGGTTCCCGCGACTGGACAATGCGGGCACACGCACCCCCGATGGCCTGCGCCAGGTCATCGTCGGCACTGGGGGGGCTCCGTTGCGGCAGTTCAAGTCGGAGAACCCGATGTCGGAATACCGCCAGAACGACACTCACGGCATGCTGCGTCTGACGCTCGGAGCGGGGCAGTACTCCTGGAACTTCCTGCCGACCGTCATCGGCGCCCAACAGGACACTGGCTCGGATTCCTGCTGA